The following proteins are co-located in the Camelina sativa cultivar DH55 chromosome 12, Cs, whole genome shotgun sequence genome:
- the LOC104731775 gene encoding transcription factor MYB39-like, producing MGRSPCCDQDKGVTKGPWMQEEDDKLTAYINENGYGNWRSLPKHAGLNRCGKSCRLRWMNYLRPDIRRGKFSDEEESTIVRLHALLGNKWSKIAGHLPGRTDNEIKNYWNTHMRKKLLQMGIDPMTHEPRTNELSPILDVSKMLAAAINNGQFGNNNNLFNNSTTALEDLLKLQLIHKMLQIITPKAVPNINSFNTPKPEPVVSSFNTNSVNPKPDTTAGQQVFINQSGITPEVWDGFEDNQLPRLITVSEESLKAAKPGNSTTTEANDHTGTGMMMGYYGDQSREIPSSGSVSVSPVESGLNHPGTVQHSPGLDVLEDWEKFLDDESSDSCWKGFLDLTSPTSSPLPW from the exons ATGGGAAGATCACCGTGTTGCGATCAAGACAAAGGCGTGACGAAAGGGCCGTGGatgcaagaagaagatgataagctCACCGCTTATATAAACGAGAACGGTTATGGGAACTGGCGGTCGCTTCCTAAGCATGCTGGACTAAACCGCTGCGGCAAGAGCTGTCGACTCCGGTGGATGAATTATCTCCGGCCTGATATCCGGCGAGGCAAGTTCTCCGATGAAGAAGAGAGTACTATCGTTAGACTCCATGCCCTTCTTGGCAACAA ATGGTCTAAAATAGCGGGTCATCTTCCAGGAAGAACcgataatgaaataaaaaactattgGAACACCCATATGAGGAAGAAGTTGTTGCAAATGGGGATTGATCCAATGACACACGAGCCAAGAACCAACGAGCTTAGCCCTATCCTCGATGTTTCTAAAATGCTCGCGGCCGCAATCAACAATGGCCAATTTGGTAACAATAATAACCTCTTCAACAATAGTACTACTGCTTTGGAGGATCTTCTCAAACTCCAGTTGATCCACAAAATGCTTCAAATCATAACCCCCAAAGCTGTACCAAACATCAATAGCTTCAACACCCCCAAACCGGAACCGGTAGTCAGTAGCTTCAATACCAATTCAGTGAATCCTAAACCGGATACTACGGCTGGACAACAGGTTTTCATAAACCAAAGTGGAATCACTCCTGAGGTTTGGGATGGTTTTGAAGATAACCAGCTTCCTCGTCTGATTACGGTTTCTGAAGAGAGTTTGAAGGCAGCAAAACCGGGTAATAGTACTACCACCGAGGCAAATGATCATACCGGAACCGGTATGATGATGGGTTACTATGGTGATCAATCACGTGAAATCCCATCTTCTGGTTCGGTATCGGTTTCTCCTGTAGAATCTGGTTTGAACCATCCTGGTACGGTTCAGCACTCACCCGGTTTAGATGTCCTAGAAGACTGGGAGAAGTTCCTTGATGATGAATCAAGTGATTCTTGCTGGAAAGGTTTCTTAga CTTAACGTCACCCACATCGTCACCCCTCCCATGGTAA
- the LOC104731777 gene encoding alpha,alpha-trehalose-phosphate synthase [UDP-forming] 5-like isoform X1, whose amino-acid sequence MVSRSYSNLLDLASGNFHSFSREKKRFPRVATVTGVLSELDDDNNSNSVCSDAPSSVTQDRIIVVGNQLPIKSHRNSAGKLSFSWDNDSLLLQLKDGMREDMEVVYIGCLKEQIDTVEQDDVSQRLLENFKCVPAYIPPELFTKYYHGFCKQHLWPLFHYMLPLTPDLGGRFDRSLWQAYLSVNKIFADKVMEVISPDDDFVWVHDYHLMVLPTFLRKRFNRVKLGFFLHSPFPSSEIYRTLPVRNELLRALLNADLIGFHTFDYARHFLSCCSRMLGLSYQSKRGTIGLEYYGRTVSIKILPVGIHISQLQSILNLPETQTKVAELRDQFLNQKVLLGVDDMDIFKGISLKLLAMEQLLTQHPEKRGQVVLVQIANPARGRGKDVQEVQSETEATVKRINEMFGRPGYQPVVLIDTPLQFFERIAYYVIAECCLVTAVRDGMNLIPYEYIICRQGNPRLNEIIGLEPSASKKSMLVVSEFIGCSPSLSGTIRVNPWNIDAVTEAMDYALIVSEAEKQMRHEKHYKYVSTHDVAYWARSFIQDLERACGDHVRKRCWGIGFGLGFRVVALDPSFKKLSIEHIVSAYKRTKNRAILLDYDGTMVQPGSIRTTPTRETIEILNNLSSDPKNIVYLVSGKDRTTLTEWFSSCDDLGLGAEHGYFIRPNDGTDWETSSLVSGFEWKQIAEPVMRLYTETTDGSTIETKETALVWNYQFADPDFGSCQAKELMEHLESVLTNDPVSVKTGQQLVEVKPQGLVAERLITTMQERGKLLDFILCVGDDRSDEDMFEVIMSAKDGPALSPVAEIFACTVGQKPSKAKYYLDDTAEIIRMLEGLATSNAPISDQIGSIAAVPTKDLF is encoded by the exons ATGGTATCAAGATCTTATTCCAACCTCTTGGATCTTGCTTCTGGAAACTTCCATTCGTTTTCCCGGGAGAAGAAGAGGTTTCCAAGAGTAGCAACTGTCACTGGTGTCTTATCTGAGCTAGATGATGATAACAACAGCAACAGTGTCTGCTCTGATGCTCCTTCTTCAGTCACGCAAGATCGAATCATCGTAGTTGGGAACCAGCTTCCTATCAAATCACATCGAAACTCTGCTGGTAAATTGAGTTTTAGTTGGGACAATGACTCGCTTCTCTTGCAGCTTAAAGACGGTATGCGTGAAGACATGGAAGTTGTCTACATTGGTTGTCTTAAAGAACAAATCGATACAGTTGAGCAAGACGATGTTTCTCAAAGGTTGCTTGAGAATTTCAAATGTGTTCCTGCTTATATCCCACCTGAGCTGTTCACCAAGTACTATCATGGATTCTGTAAGCAACATCTATGGCCTTTGTTTCACTACATGCTTCCTTTGACGCCTGATCTTGGAGGTAGATTTGATCGTTCTTTATGGCAAGCTTACCTTTCGGTTAACAAGATCTTTGCTGATAAAGTGATGGAAGTGATTAGTCctgatgatgattttgtttggGTTCATGACTATCACTTAATGGTTTTGCCTACTTTCTTGAGGAAGAGGTTTAATAGAGTAAAGCTTGGTTTTTTCCTTCATAGCCCGTTCCCTTCTTCTGAGATATACCGTACTCTTCCAGTACGAAACGAGCTCTTACGCGCACTCCTCAACGCAGATTTGATTGGGTTTCATACCTTTGACTATGCTAGACACTTCCTTTCTTGCTGCAGCAGGATGCTTGGTTTATCTTATCAGTCCAAACGTGGAACCATAGGTCTAGAGTACTATGGTCGAACGGTAAGCATCAAGATTCTCCCTGTTGGGATCCATATCAGCCAGCTTCAGTCAATTTTAAACCTCCCAGAGACTCAAACCAAAGTTGCTGAGCTAAGAGATCAGTTCTTGAATCAAAAAGTTCTTCTCGGTGTCGATGATATGGACATCTTCAAAGGAATCAGCCTCAAACTCTTGGCAATGGAACAACTTCTCACTCAGCATCCCGAGAAGCGAGGTCAAGTGGTGCTTGTCCAGATTGCAAACCCCGCAAGAGGTCGTGGGAAAGACGTTCAGGAGGTTCAGTCTGAAACTGAAGCCACGGTTAAAAGGATTAATGAAATGTTTGGAAGGCCTGGTTACCAACCTGTGGTTCTGATTGATACACCCCTTCAGTTCTTTGAGAGGATTGCTTACTATGTGATTGCAGAGTGTTGTCTTGTTACAGCGGTAAGAGATGGTATGAATCTTATACCTTATGAGTATATTATCTGCAGACAAG GCAATCCGAGACTCAATGAGATTATAGGCCTTGAACCTTCTGCTTCAAAGAAGAGTATGCTCGTTGTCTCTGAGTTTATCGGATGTTCTCCTTCTTTAAGCGGCACCATTAGAGTGAATCCATGGAACATAGATGCTGTGACTGAAGCCATGGACTATGCATTGATAGTTTCAGAAGCAGAGAAGCAGATGCGTCACGAGAAGCATTACAAATATGTGAGCACACATGATGTTGCGTATTGGGCGCGCAGCTTTATACAGGATCTTGAAAGGGCTTGCGGTGATCATGTGAGGAAGAGGTGTTGGGGGATAGGTTTCGGGTTAGGCTTTCGAGTTGTGGCGCTTGATCCAAGTTTTAAAAAGCTCTCGATTGAGCACATTGTCTCAGCTTATAAGAGAACCAAAAACCGAGCCATTTTGTTGGATTATGATGGCACAATGGTACAGCCAGGGTCCATTAGGACAACACCAACCCGAGAAACAATCGAAATCTTGAATAATCTGTCTAGTGATCCCAAGAATATCGTGTACCTCGTCAGCGGGAAAGACAGAACGACGCTAACTGAATGGTTTTCTTCATGTGATGATCTTGGTTTGGGTGCAGAGCACGGATACTTTATAAG GCCAAATGATGGGACAGACTGGGAAACGTCGAGTTTGGTATCGGGTTTTGAATGGAAACAAATAGCAGAGCCAGTGATGAGACTGTACACAGAGACTACAGATGGATCAACAATAGAGACTAAAGAGACTGCACTCGTTTGGAATTACCAATTTGCAGATCCTGATTTTGGATCTTGTCAAGCCAAAGAGCTTATGGAACACCTCGAAAGCGTGCTTACCAATGATCCAGTCTCTGTCAAGACTGGACAACAACTCGTTGAAGTTAAACCACAG GGTCTTGTGGCCGAAAGGCTTATAACAACGATGCAAGAAAGAGGGAAACTTTTGGATTTCATTCTCTGCGTTGGTGATGATCGATCCGATGAAGATATGTTTGAGGTGATAATGAGTGCAAAAGATGGCCCGGCTTTGTCTCCTGTGGCTGAGATCTTTGCTTGCACCGTTGGACAAAAGCCAAGCAAAGCAAAATACTATTTAGACGATACGGCAGAGATAATCAGAATGCTTGAAGGTCTAGCCACCTCTAACGCACCTATCTCTGATCAAATCGGTTCAATAGCTGCTGTTCCGACGAAAGATCTGTTTTAA
- the LOC104731777 gene encoding alpha,alpha-trehalose-phosphate synthase [UDP-forming] 5-like isoform X2, producing the protein MVSRSYSNLLDLASGNFHSFSREKKRFPRVATVTGVLSELDDDNNSNSVCSDAPSSVTQDRIIVVGNQLPIKSHRNSAGKLSFSWDNDSLLLQLKDGMREDMEVVYIGCLKEQIDTVEQDDVSQRLLENFKCVPAYIPPELFTKYYHGFCKQHLWPLFHYMLPLTPDLGGRFDRSLWQAYLSVNKIFADKVMEVISPDDDFVWVHDYHLMVLPTFLRKRFNRVKLGFFLHSPFPSSEIYRTLPVRNELLRALLNADLIGFHTFDYARHFLSCCSRMLGLSYQSKRGTIGLEYYGRTVSIKILPVGIHISQLQSILNLPETQTKVAELRDQFLNQKVLLGVDDMDIFKGISLKLLAMEQLLTQHPEKRGQVVLVQIANPARGRGKDVQEVQSETEATVKRINEMFGRPGYQPVVLIDTPLQFFERIAYYVIAECCLVTAVRDGMNLIPYEYIICRQGNPRLNEIIGLEPSASKKSMLVVSEFIGCSPSLSGTIRVNPWNIDAVTEAMDYALIVSEAEKQMRHEKHYKYVSTHDVAYWARSFIQDLERACGDHVRKRCWGIGFGLGFRVVALDPSFKKLSIEHIVSAYKRTKNRAILLDYDGTMVQPGSIRTTPTRETIEILNNLSSDPKNIVYLVSGKDRTTLTEWFSSCDDLGLGAEHGYFIRPNDGTDWETSSLVSGFEWKQIAEPVMRLYTETTDGSTIETKETALVWNYQFADPDFGSCQAKELMEHLESVLTNDPVSVKTGQQLVEVKPQGLVAERLITTMQERGKLLDFILCVGDDRSDEDMFEVIMSAKDGPALSPVAEIFACTVGQKPSKAKYYLDDTAEIIRMLEGLATSNAPISDQIGSIAAVPTKDLF; encoded by the exons ATGGTATCAAGATCTTATTCCAACCTCTTGGATCTTGCTTCTGGAAACTTCCATTCGTTTTCCCGGGAGAAGAAGAGGTTTCCAAGAGTAGCAACTGTCACTGGTGTCTTATCTGAGCTAGATGATGATAACAACAGCAACAGTGTCTGCTCTGATGCTCCTTCTTCAGTCACGCAAGATCGAATCATCGTAGTTGGGAACCAGCTTCCTATCAAATCACATCGAAACTCTGCTGGTAAATTGAGTTTTAGTTGGGACAATGACTCGCTTCTCTTGCAGCTTAAAGACGGTATGCGTGAAGACATGGAAGTTGTCTACATTGGTTGTCTTAAAGAACAAATCGATACAGTTGAGCAAGACGATGTTTCTCAAAGGTTGCTTGAGAATTTCAAATGTGTTCCTGCTTATATCCCACCTGAGCTGTTCACCAAGTACTATCATGGATTCTGTAAGCAACATCTATGGCCTTTGTTTCACTACATGCTTCCTTTGACGCCTGATCTTGGAGGTAGATTTGATCGTTCTTTATGGCAAGCTTACCTTTCGGTTAACAAGATCTTTGCTGATAAAGTGATGGAAGTGATTAGTCctgatgatgattttgtttggGTTCATGACTATCACTTAATGGTTTTGCCTACTTTCTTGAGGAAGAGGTTTAATAGAGTAAAGCTTGGTTTTTTCCTTCATAGCCCGTTCCCTTCTTCTGAGATATACCGTACTCTTCCAGTACGAAACGAGCTCTTACGCGCACTCCTCAACGCAGATTTGATTGGGTTTCATACCTTTGACTATGCTAGACACTTCCTTTCTTGCTGCAGCAGGATGCTTGGTTTATCTTATCAGTCCAAACGTGGAACCATAGGTCTAGAGTACTATGGTCGAACGGTAAGCATCAAGATTCTCCCTGTTGGGATCCATATCAGCCAGCTTCAGTCAATTTTAAACCTCCCAGAGACTCAAACCAAAGTTGCTGAGCTAAGAGATCAGTTCTTGAATCAAAAAGTTCTTCTCGGTGTCGATGATATGGACATCTTCAAAGGAATCAGCCTCAAACTCTTGGCAATGGAACAACTTCTCACTCAGCATCCCGAGAAGCGAGGTCAAGTGGTGCTTGTCCAGATTGCAAACCCCGCAAGAGGTCGTGGGAAAGACGTTCAGGAGGTTCAGTCTGAAACTGAAGCCACGGTTAAAAGGATTAATGAAATGTTTGGAAGGCCTGGTTACCAACCTGTGGTTCTGATTGATACACCCCTTCAGTTCTTTGAGAGGATTGCTTACTATGTGATTGCAGAGTGTTGTCTTGTTACAGCGGTAAGAGATGGTATGAATCTTATACCTTATGAGTATATTAT CTGCAGACAAGGCAATCCGAGACTCAATGAGATTATAGGCCTTGAACCTTCTGCTTCAAAGAAGAGTATGCTCGTTGTCTCTGAGTTTATCGGATGTTCTCCTTCTTTAAGCGGCACCATTAGAGTGAATCCATGGAACATAGATGCTGTGACTGAAGCCATGGACTATGCATTGATAGTTTCAGAAGCAGAGAAGCAGATGCGTCACGAGAAGCATTACAAATATGTGAGCACACATGATGTTGCGTATTGGGCGCGCAGCTTTATACAGGATCTTGAAAGGGCTTGCGGTGATCATGTGAGGAAGAGGTGTTGGGGGATAGGTTTCGGGTTAGGCTTTCGAGTTGTGGCGCTTGATCCAAGTTTTAAAAAGCTCTCGATTGAGCACATTGTCTCAGCTTATAAGAGAACCAAAAACCGAGCCATTTTGTTGGATTATGATGGCACAATGGTACAGCCAGGGTCCATTAGGACAACACCAACCCGAGAAACAATCGAAATCTTGAATAATCTGTCTAGTGATCCCAAGAATATCGTGTACCTCGTCAGCGGGAAAGACAGAACGACGCTAACTGAATGGTTTTCTTCATGTGATGATCTTGGTTTGGGTGCAGAGCACGGATACTTTATAAG GCCAAATGATGGGACAGACTGGGAAACGTCGAGTTTGGTATCGGGTTTTGAATGGAAACAAATAGCAGAGCCAGTGATGAGACTGTACACAGAGACTACAGATGGATCAACAATAGAGACTAAAGAGACTGCACTCGTTTGGAATTACCAATTTGCAGATCCTGATTTTGGATCTTGTCAAGCCAAAGAGCTTATGGAACACCTCGAAAGCGTGCTTACCAATGATCCAGTCTCTGTCAAGACTGGACAACAACTCGTTGAAGTTAAACCACAG GGTCTTGTGGCCGAAAGGCTTATAACAACGATGCAAGAAAGAGGGAAACTTTTGGATTTCATTCTCTGCGTTGGTGATGATCGATCCGATGAAGATATGTTTGAGGTGATAATGAGTGCAAAAGATGGCCCGGCTTTGTCTCCTGTGGCTGAGATCTTTGCTTGCACCGTTGGACAAAAGCCAAGCAAAGCAAAATACTATTTAGACGATACGGCAGAGATAATCAGAATGCTTGAAGGTCTAGCCACCTCTAACGCACCTATCTCTGATCAAATCGGTTCAATAGCTGCTGTTCCGACGAAAGATCTGTTTTAA
- the LOC104731777 gene encoding alpha,alpha-trehalose-phosphate synthase [UDP-forming] 5-like isoform X3 yields MVSRSYSNLLDLASGNFHSFSREKKRFPRVATVTGVLSELDDDNNSNSVCSDAPSSVTQDRIIVVGNQLPIKSHRNSAGKLSFSWDNDSLLLQLKDGMREDMEVVYIGCLKEQIDTVEQDDVSQRLLENFKCVPAYIPPELFTKYYHGFCKQHLWPLFHYMLPLTPDLGGRFDRSLWQAYLSVNKIFADKVMEVISPDDDFVWVHDYHLMVLPTFLRKRFNRVKLGFFLHSPFPSSEIYRTLPVRNELLRALLNADLIGFHTFDYARHFLSCCSRMLGLSYQSKRGTIGLEYYGRTVSIKILPVGIHISQLQSILNLPETQTKVAELRDQFLNQKVLLGVDDMDIFKGISLKLLAMEQLLTQHPEKRGQVVLVQIANPARGRGKDVQEVQSETEATVKRINEMFGRPGYQPVVLIDTPLQFFERIAYYVIAECCLVTAVRDGMNLIPYEYIICRQGNPRLNEIIGLEPSASKKSMLVVSEFIGCSPSLSGTIRVNPWNIDAVTEAMDYALIVSEAEKQMRHEKHYKYVSTHDVAYWARSFIQDLERACGDHVRKRCWGIGFGLGFRVVALDPSFKKLSIEHIVSAYKRTKNRAILLDYDGTMVQPGSIRTTPTRETIEILNNLSSDPKNIVYLVSGKDRTTLTEWFSSCDDLGLGAEHGYFIRPNDGTDWETSSLVSGFEWKQIAEPVMRLYTETTDGSTIETKETALVWNYQFADPDFGSCQAKELMEHLESVLTNDPVSVKTGQQLVEVKPQGLVAERLITTMQERGKLLDFILCVGDDRSDEDMFEVIMSAKDGPALSPVAEIFACTVGQKPSKAKYYLDDTAEIIRMLEGLATSNAPISDQIGSIAAVPTKDLF; encoded by the exons ATGGTATCAAGATCTTATTCCAACCTCTTGGATCTTGCTTCTGGAAACTTCCATTCGTTTTCCCGGGAGAAGAAGAGGTTTCCAAGAGTAGCAACTGTCACTGGTGTCTTATCTGAGCTAGATGATGATAACAACAGCAACAGTGTCTGCTCTGATGCTCCTTCTTCAGTCACGCAAGATCGAATCATCGTAGTTGGGAACCAGCTTCCTATCAAATCACATCGAAACTCTGCTGGTAAATTGAGTTTTAGTTGGGACAATGACTCGCTTCTCTTGCAGCTTAAAGACGGTATGCGTGAAGACATGGAAGTTGTCTACATTGGTTGTCTTAAAGAACAAATCGATACAGTTGAGCAAGACGATGTTTCTCAAAGGTTGCTTGAGAATTTCAAATGTGTTCCTGCTTATATCCCACCTGAGCTGTTCACCAAGTACTATCATGGATTCTGTAAGCAACATCTATGGCCTTTGTTTCACTACATGCTTCCTTTGACGCCTGATCTTGGAGGTAGATTTGATCGTTCTTTATGGCAAGCTTACCTTTCGGTTAACAAGATCTTTGCTGATAAAGTGATGGAAGTGATTAGTCctgatgatgattttgtttggGTTCATGACTATCACTTAATGGTTTTGCCTACTTTCTTGAGGAAGAGGTTTAATAGAGTAAAGCTTGGTTTTTTCCTTCATAGCCCGTTCCCTTCTTCTGAGATATACCGTACTCTTCCAGTACGAAACGAGCTCTTACGCGCACTCCTCAACGCAGATTTGATTGGGTTTCATACCTTTGACTATGCTAGACACTTCCTTTCTTGCTGCAGCAGGATGCTTGGTTTATCTTATCAGTCCAAACGTGGAACCATAGGTCTAGAGTACTATGGTCGAACGGTAAGCATCAAGATTCTCCCTGTTGGGATCCATATCAGCCAGCTTCAGTCAATTTTAAACCTCCCAGAGACTCAAACCAAAGTTGCTGAGCTAAGAGATCAGTTCTTGAATCAAAAAGTTCTTCTCGGTGTCGATGATATGGACATCTTCAAAGGAATCAGCCTCAAACTCTTGGCAATGGAACAACTTCTCACTCAGCATCCCGAGAAGCGAGGTCAAGTGGTGCTTGTCCAGATTGCAAACCCCGCAAGAGGTCGTGGGAAAGACGTTCAGGAGGTTCAGTCTGAAACTGAAGCCACGGTTAAAAGGATTAATGAAATGTTTGGAAGGCCTGGTTACCAACCTGTGGTTCTGATTGATACACCCCTTCAGTTCTTTGAGAGGATTGCTTACTATGTGATTGCAGAGTGTTGTCTTGTTACAGCGGTAAGAGATGGTATGAATCTTATACCTTATGAGTATATTATCTGCAGACAAGGCAATCCGAGACTCAATGAG ATTATAGGCCTTGAACCTTCTGCTTCAAAGAAGAGTATGCTCGTTGTCTCTGAGTTTATCGGATGTTCTCCTTCTTTAAGCGGCACCATTAGAGTGAATCCATGGAACATAGATGCTGTGACTGAAGCCATGGACTATGCATTGATAGTTTCAGAAGCAGAGAAGCAGATGCGTCACGAGAAGCATTACAAATATGTGAGCACACATGATGTTGCGTATTGGGCGCGCAGCTTTATACAGGATCTTGAAAGGGCTTGCGGTGATCATGTGAGGAAGAGGTGTTGGGGGATAGGTTTCGGGTTAGGCTTTCGAGTTGTGGCGCTTGATCCAAGTTTTAAAAAGCTCTCGATTGAGCACATTGTCTCAGCTTATAAGAGAACCAAAAACCGAGCCATTTTGTTGGATTATGATGGCACAATGGTACAGCCAGGGTCCATTAGGACAACACCAACCCGAGAAACAATCGAAATCTTGAATAATCTGTCTAGTGATCCCAAGAATATCGTGTACCTCGTCAGCGGGAAAGACAGAACGACGCTAACTGAATGGTTTTCTTCATGTGATGATCTTGGTTTGGGTGCAGAGCACGGATACTTTATAAG GCCAAATGATGGGACAGACTGGGAAACGTCGAGTTTGGTATCGGGTTTTGAATGGAAACAAATAGCAGAGCCAGTGATGAGACTGTACACAGAGACTACAGATGGATCAACAATAGAGACTAAAGAGACTGCACTCGTTTGGAATTACCAATTTGCAGATCCTGATTTTGGATCTTGTCAAGCCAAAGAGCTTATGGAACACCTCGAAAGCGTGCTTACCAATGATCCAGTCTCTGTCAAGACTGGACAACAACTCGTTGAAGTTAAACCACAG GGTCTTGTGGCCGAAAGGCTTATAACAACGATGCAAGAAAGAGGGAAACTTTTGGATTTCATTCTCTGCGTTGGTGATGATCGATCCGATGAAGATATGTTTGAGGTGATAATGAGTGCAAAAGATGGCCCGGCTTTGTCTCCTGTGGCTGAGATCTTTGCTTGCACCGTTGGACAAAAGCCAAGCAAAGCAAAATACTATTTAGACGATACGGCAGAGATAATCAGAATGCTTGAAGGTCTAGCCACCTCTAACGCACCTATCTCTGATCAAATCGGTTCAATAGCTGCTGTTCCGACGAAAGATCTGTTTTAA